The Mycolicibacterium mucogenicum DSM 44124 genomic sequence TTGGTCACCCGGCTCAGATAGCAGTTCGCCGGCCCCGGGAAACCCGGGACCGGCGAACGAAGCCTTCTTACCGATCAGCGCTGCGGCGCAGCCGTCGGCTTGATCGGCTTCGGCAGCGCCGACTCGCCCATCAGATAGCGGTCCACGCCGGCGGCCGCGGCACGGCCCTCGGCGATGGCCCACACGATGAGCGACTGGCCGCGGCCCATGTCACCGGCGACGAAGACGCCCGGCACGGTGGTCTGGAAGTCGTTGTCCCGGGCCACGTTTCCGCGGTCGGTGAGCTCGACGCCCAGCTCGGTCAGCAGGCCTTCACGCTCCGGCCCGACGAAGCCCATAGCCAGGAAGACGATGTCCGCCGCGAGTTCGAAGTCCGAACCCTCGACCTTCTCGAACTTGCCGGCCTTCATGACGACCTCGTGCACCTTCAGCGCCGAGACCTTGCCATCGGTGCCCAGGAACTCCTCGGTGTTGACCGAGAAGACGCGCTCGCCACCCTCTTCGTGTGCCGAGGACACCCGGAACATGAGCGGGTAGGTCGGCCACGGGGTCGACTCGGCGCGCTCCTCCGGCGGACGCGGCATGATCTCGAACTGGTGGACGCTCTCGGCACCCTGCCGGTGGGCGGTGCCCAGGCAGTCGGCGCCGGTGTCACCACCACCGATGATGACGACCTTCTTGCCCTTGGCCGTGATCGGCGGCTCGCCGTCGGGGCCGAGGACGTCGTCGCCCAGCTGCACCCGGTTGCCCCAGGGCAGGTACTCCATGGCCTGGTAGATGCCCTCGAGCTCGCGGCCCGGGATCGGCAGGTCGCGCCATGCGGTCGCGCCGCCGGCCAGGACCACCGCGTCGTAGTCTTCCTGCAGCTGCTCGACGGTGATGTCGACACCGACGTTGACGTTCGTCCGGAACTGCGTGCCCTCGGCCGCCATCTGCTCGAGACGACGGTCGATGTGCCGCTTCTCCATCTTGAATTCCGGGATGCCGTAACGCAGCAGACCACCGATGCGGTCGGCCCGCTCGAGGACGGTCACGTCATGTCCGGCGCGGGTGAGCTGCTGGGCAGCGGCCAGACCGGCCGGTCCGGAACCGACGACGGCAACCTTCTTGCCGGTCTTCACGTCCGGGATCATCGGCTTGACCCAGCCCTGGTCGAAGGCGTTGTCGATGAGCTCGACCTCGACCTGCTTGATGGTCACCGGGTCCTGGTTGATGCCGAGGACGCACGACGCCTCACACGGCGCCGGGCACAGCCGCCCGGTGAATTCCGGGAAGTTGTTGGTGGCGTGCAGGCGCTCGATGCCGTCGCGCCAGCGGTCCCGGTACACCAGGTCGTTCCACTCGGGAATCAGGTTCCCGAGCGGACAACCGTTGTGGCAGAACGGGATACCGCAGTCCATGCAGCGCGAGGCCTGGACCTGCAGGGTCTCCTTGGAGAACTCCTCGTAGACCTCTTTCCAGTCCTTGAGGCGCAGGTCGACCGGCCGGCGGACCGGGGTCTGGCGGTGGGTGTGCTTGAGGAAGCCGTTCGGATCAGCCACGAGCGGCCGCCATGATCGCTTCGCTGACGTCCTCGCCGGCGGCCTCGGCCCCGGCGATCGCCTCCAGTACCCGCTTGTAGTCGCGAGGCATCACCTTGATGAACTGCTCCTTCTGATTCTGCCAATCGGCCAGAATCCGCTGTCCCACAGCCGATTCGGTGCCATCGACATGGGCGGTGATGATCTCGTGCAGCCACAGTTCATCCGTGGCGTCCAGCGCATCGAGATCGACCATCTCGCCGTTGATGTTGCCCGGCAGGGCGCCCTTCGGGTCGTAGACGTAGGCCATACCGCCGGACATACCGGCGGCGAAGTTACGGCCGGTCTCACCGAGGATGACGACCTTGCCACCGGTCATGTACTCGCAGCCGTGGTCGCCCACGCCCTCGACGACCGCGACGGCGCCCGAGTTACGCACCGCGAACCGCTCGCCCACCACACCGCGCAGGAACGCCTGCCCGCTGGTGGCACCGAACAGGATCACGTTGCCGCCGATGATGTTCTCCTCGGCCACATACCCGGCCGGCGCGTTCTTCGACGGGCGCACCACGATGCGTCCACCCGAAAGACCCTTGCCGACATAGTCGTTGGCGTCGCCGTTCACCCGGAGGGTGATGCCCTTGGGCAGGAACGCGCCGAAGCTGTTGCCCGCCGAGCCGTCGAACGTGATGTCGATGGTGCCGTCCGGAAGACCCTGGCCGCCGTGAACCTTGGTGACCTCGTGGCCCAGCATGGTGCCGACGGTGCGGTTCACGTTGGTGATCTTCATGGCGAGGCTCACCGGCACCTTGGACTCGATGGCGTCCCGGCACTCGGCGATCAGCTGCTGGTCGAGCGCCTTGTCCAGACCGTGGTCCTGGCTCGACGTGCAGTACAGATCCTGCTTCATGAAGGCCGACTCCGGTTCGTACAGCACCGGGGTCAGGTCCAGCTTCTGCGCGCGCCAGTGTGCGACGGCCTTGCTGGTGTCCAGCGCGCCGACCTGGCCGACCATCTCGTTGATGGTGCGGAAGCCCAGCTGCGCCATGAGTTCGCGGACCTCTTCTGCGATGAACAGGAAGAAGTTCTCGACGAATTCCGGCTTGCCGGTGAACCGCTCGCGCAGCACCGGGTTCTGGGTGGCCACACCCACGGGGCAGGTGTCCAGGTGGCAGACGCGCATCATGATGCAGCCCGAGACCACCAGCGGTGCGGTGGCGAAACCGAATTCCTCGGCGCCCAGCAGCGCGGCGACGACGACGTCGCGGCCCGTCTTGAGCTGACCGTCGACCTGCACGACGATGCGGTCGCGCAGACCGTTGAGCAGCAGGGTCTGCTGCGTCTCGGCCAGGCCCAGCTCCCACGGCGCGCCCGCGTGCTTCTGCGAGGTCAGCGGGGTCGCACCGGTGCCACCGTCGTGCCCGGAGATGAGCACCACGTCGGCGTGCGCCTTGGAGACACCGGCTGCCACCGTTCCCACACCATTTTCGGACACCAGCTTCACGTGGATGCGGGCCTCGGGGTTGGCGTTCTTCAGGTCGTGGATCAGCTGCGCCAGATCCTCGATCGAGTAGATGTCGTGGTGCGGCGGCGGCGAGATCAGGCCGACACCCGGGGTCGAGTGCCGTACCTCGGCCACCCACGGGTACACCTTGTGCCCCGGAAGCTGACCGCCCTCACCGGGCTTGGCGCCCTGGGCCATCTTGATCTGGATGTCGGTGCAGTTCGTCAGGTAGTGCGACGTCACACCGAAGCGGGCCGACGCGACCTGCTTGATGGCA encodes the following:
- a CDS encoding glutamate synthase subunit beta, translating into MADPNGFLKHTHRQTPVRRPVDLRLKDWKEVYEEFSKETLQVQASRCMDCGIPFCHNGCPLGNLIPEWNDLVYRDRWRDGIERLHATNNFPEFTGRLCPAPCEASCVLGINQDPVTIKQVEVELIDNAFDQGWVKPMIPDVKTGKKVAVVGSGPAGLAAAQQLTRAGHDVTVLERADRIGGLLRYGIPEFKMEKRHIDRRLEQMAAEGTQFRTNVNVGVDITVEQLQEDYDAVVLAGGATAWRDLPIPGRELEGIYQAMEYLPWGNRVQLGDDVLGPDGEPPITAKGKKVVIIGGGDTGADCLGTAHRQGAESVHQFEIMPRPPEERAESTPWPTYPLMFRVSSAHEEGGERVFSVNTEEFLGTDGKVSALKVHEVVMKAGKFEKVEGSDFELAADIVFLAMGFVGPEREGLLTELGVELTDRGNVARDNDFQTTVPGVFVAGDMGRGQSLIVWAIAEGRAAAAGVDRYLMGESALPKPIKPTAAPQR